The DNA segment CGGAGGACAAGTTCGTTGGTAATGGCACGAATTTCATTCTGCTCTGCTCCAAGCCCCCAGTGATTGACCGGCTTGTAAACACCTTCTGCAAAATGCGATTGTGGTAACGTGTCGGACCAATTCTCGAGCTCTTCTGTCAGAGCCGTAAACAGTCCGGGACATATTGCACCAATCTGCTCATAGCGGTCAAGAGCCCGCTGATACCTCTGGTTCCAATCGACATTTCCCTTTATGCCGGTTGCTTTCATCATAATACCTTCCACCAGTTACGATTATACAACAGGCTTGGGTTTGACATGCCTAGGGCCGAGGTCGGTTCCACCTGGTAGATTTACTATTTTTTTGTTTGTGGAAGCGGCATTGCCGCATTGTGAGCAAGGTCAGGACTTATGCTTGCAGCCGACAACCCTGCCCAGTATTCTCAACTCATCATCATTGCTGATGATTATGGGTTCTAACTTTGAATTCTCCGGGACCAGCTCGATCCTCTCATTGTTGATCCGGAGCCGTTTAACAGTGACTTCGCCATTGAGAAAGGCGACTACTATATCGCCGCTTTGGGCAAGCTGCTGTCGCCTGACGATAATCAGGCTCCCATCCTTTATGCCGGCACAAATCATGCTTTCACCGGACACTTCACAGGCAAAATGCTCTCCTCTGCCCAGGGTGCGGGAATCCACCAGCACTTCACCGCAGATATTCTCTTCAGCAAAAATGGGCATTCCAGCGGCTACCGTACCGACAATCGGGACGGGCTTGAGTCGGCCTGGCCTGTTTTCGGTTCTTTTGAGTACGCGTAAGCTGCGCGGGGTCCGTCCGGTTCTCTCAATGTAACCTTTGTAAATGAGCTGATTGACCCTGTCTACCACGCTCGGGGCGGTAATACCGAATTTGTCCGCAAGTTCCTGCATGGTGGGGGGATAGCCGTTTAGATCAATAAACCGGCATATCTCGTCAAAGGCTTCCTGCTGAGGGGGAGTTATTTTTTTGATTTTGCCTCTTGGCATTGATTTCTCCAATACATTAACGCAAGGATTATAGCCCTGTCTGCAACAAGGTCAATACCTGACGGCTGTTTTTCCGGGAGAAGTCGGCGAAAAACCAAGCTGGATTTTCGCCCAACGAATTTTCGTCGGACGAAAATCCAGAAAATAAGAAAATTTGCCCTTCCAGTTTTTAGCCATAACTGCCGTACAACAAATCTTTTACGCCAACACAGGACATTCTATATCCGACGAAAATCCAGCCCTTCGGCGAAAATTCACCATTAAGGGGTGAAGGCACTTGGGCCTTTTTAACAGGACATGCTGGTCCTCGAATAAGAACGATTGAGTTTATAAGGAGATATGTTTTGAAACAAGTCATGAAAACATCGCTTTCGCCCCGGCGACAAGAATTGGTTACCCTAATGCAGCAGATCAACTTTGGCAGGATTGAGGATCTGCCGGTCCGTTGTGGTGAGCCTGTGATGGACTCATCAGTCCGGGTAATTCGCAAGATCAAGTTCGGTAGCGAACACAGACCTGGACCTAAGACTGGCCGGGATTTCGAGCTGAAGAAGCAGGTGACTGAACTGATCAGTCAAATCGACCGGATTGGGACCGGGACTATCCATTCGCT comes from the Anaerohalosphaera lusitana genome and includes:
- the lexA gene encoding transcriptional repressor LexA produces the protein MPRGKIKKITPPQQEAFDEICRFIDLNGYPPTMQELADKFGITAPSVVDRVNQLIYKGYIERTGRTPRSLRVLKRTENRPGRLKPVPIVGTVAAGMPIFAEENICGEVLVDSRTLGRGEHFACEVSGESMICAGIKDGSLIIVRRQQLAQSGDIVVAFLNGEVTVKRLRINNERIELVPENSKLEPIIISNDDELRILGRVVGCKHKS